A genomic segment from Microcella flavibacter encodes:
- the hisF gene encoding imidazole glycerol phosphate synthase subunit HisF: MSVAVRVIPCLDVAAGRVVKGVNFMGLRDAGDPIELARKYYEQGADEITFLDVKATVDDRDTMYDVVRATAEQVFIPLTVGGGVRTTEDVARLLAHGADKIGVNSAAILRPALIDEIADRFGAQVCVLSLDVTRSASAPSGFVVTTHGGRRTTDIDALAWATEAMQRGAGELLVNSIDADGTKAGFDTELIRAIVGVATVPVIASGGAGALEHFTPAITAGADAVLAASVFHNAELTIGEVKGALRAEGVSVR; encoded by the coding sequence ATGAGCGTCGCCGTCCGGGTGATCCCCTGCCTCGACGTGGCCGCCGGTCGCGTCGTCAAGGGCGTCAACTTCATGGGCCTGCGGGATGCGGGCGATCCGATCGAGCTCGCCCGCAAGTACTACGAGCAGGGCGCCGATGAGATCACCTTCCTCGACGTGAAGGCGACCGTCGACGACCGCGACACCATGTACGACGTCGTGCGGGCGACGGCCGAGCAGGTCTTCATCCCGCTCACCGTCGGCGGGGGCGTGCGCACGACGGAGGACGTCGCGCGCCTGCTCGCGCACGGCGCCGACAAGATCGGCGTCAACTCGGCCGCCATCCTGCGCCCCGCCCTCATCGACGAGATCGCCGACCGCTTCGGCGCGCAGGTCTGCGTGCTCTCCCTCGACGTCACCCGCAGCGCGAGCGCGCCGAGCGGCTTCGTCGTCACGACGCACGGCGGGCGCCGCACCACCGACATCGACGCGCTCGCCTGGGCGACCGAGGCGATGCAGCGCGGCGCGGGCGAGCTGCTCGTCAACTCGATCGACGCCGATGGCACGAAGGCCGGCTTCGACACCGAGCTCATCCGCGCCATCGTCGGCGTCGCGACGGTGCCCGTGATCGCCTCGGGCGGCGCGGGCGCCCTCGAGCACTTCACCCCCGCGATCACCGCGGGCGCCGACGCCGTGCTCGCCGCGAGCGTGTTCCACAACGCCGAGCTCACCATCGGCGAGGTCAAGGGCGCCCTGCGCGCCGAGGGGGTCAGCGTGCGATGA
- the hisI gene encoding phosphoribosyl-AMP cyclohydrolase, which produces MNPTPSDATMTEQDAAAVVARARFDAAGLLPAVVQQWDSREVLMVGYMNAEALRRTLVEGRVTYWSRSRQEYWRKGDTSGHTQHLRGAELDCDADALLLQVEQHGPACHTGERRCFDVDPFLPLPTPGAGTDDPEGTP; this is translated from the coding sequence ATGAACCCGACCCCCTCCGACGCCACGATGACCGAGCAGGATGCCGCTGCCGTCGTCGCCCGAGCGCGCTTCGACGCCGCCGGGCTCCTGCCCGCGGTCGTGCAGCAGTGGGATTCCCGCGAGGTGCTCATGGTCGGCTACATGAACGCCGAGGCGCTGCGCCGCACCCTCGTCGAGGGCCGCGTCACGTACTGGAGCCGCTCGCGCCAGGAGTACTGGCGCAAGGGCGACACGAGCGGCCACACCCAGCACCTGCGCGGCGCCGAGCTCGACTGCGACGCCGACGCCCTGCTGCTGCAGGTCGAGCAGCACGGCCCCGCCTGCCACACGGGTGAGCGCCGCTGCTTCGACGTCGACCCGTTCCTGCCGCTCCCGACCCCGGGGGCCGGCACCGACGACCCGGAGGGCACGCCATGA